Genomic window (bacterium):
ACCAGCCGGAAGAGGACGGACTTCGATTTCTTGTGCCGTGTGGGCTGACCGTCCTCGCCCGCGTCAATGACCATGGGAAGCGCGGCGATGAAGTCCACGTTCTCGCGGGTGATCACCTCGCGGGTCCACAGAATCGCCCTCGCGGCGAAGGAGTTGAACAGGTACTCGGCGCCCGGGGTGACGGCGACGTGGTCGTGGTTCCCCTTCACCGTCACGGTGGTGGTTTCGTCCAGGAAAGCGACCAGGCGCTCCGGGTCGCTCACGTCGGTGGAGGAGAGGTACTCGAGGATCTGCTTCTTGGAGATACGTTTGTCGCCTTCGGCGTAGCGCACGATGTGCAGGCACTCGTTGGGGCAGGCCCCGTACCCGACGATGTCGCCGCCGCAGTAGAGGGCGCTGACCTCCAGGCGCCGGAGGTAGTCCAGCACCATCGCCAGGGCGTCTAGGTTGGCATGTATATCGGAGAAGAAGCCGACGATCAAGGGTCACTCCGGAACGAAACGTAACTTTCGGACAATTCTATCAGAAAACGCCGCCCGCGGCGAGAATACACAGCCAAAGCCAGCCGTAGTAGGCGTAGGACACGACCAGGGGGATGAGCAGATTGTCCCAGCCCCCGGGGAGGAAGAGCTCCGTAAGCGTCCCCAGGGCGCCCAGGCCGAGGGCCAAAAGGACGTTGGTCAAAAGGTTGTGCACCCCGGTGAGGGTCAGGACCAGAAAAATCACGACGGCGGCCGTGACGAACATCGTCAGCGTGCCGACGAGGGTTTTCTCGCCGACAAGTTTCTTTTTCCCCCACTTGTGGCCGAAAACCGCCGCGAGGCCGTCGCCCCAGCCCAGGACGAGTATCCCCATGACGGCCGCGTAGCGGAAATCGCCGGCTCCGATACTCGTCAGCCACCAGAAATGCCAGGTGAGAATCGAGAGGCTGACGGCGAAGAACACGGTGCCCGGACTTTTGTCCCCCGATTCCATCCCCTTGAAGAGGTCGAGCTTCCAGGAGACGTAGTTGAGGACGATGAAGGAGAGCGGACCTACTATCGCGAAGTACCAGTCGTGGAATATGAAGAGGGCGAGGATGATCCAGTTGCTCACCCCGATGTGGATGACCTTCCGCGCCGCCTCTCCGGAGATGGTCCCTTTCCGGGCCAGAACGCCCGCCGTGCCGACGATCGCGAAGACGACCCCGTAGGAGACGGCCAGGGAAACCCACTGGTTCATGGGTGTCTCCTTCTACCCCAGGGTTAGGATGAGGTATCCGCCGACGCCGGCCACGACGCCCGTTATAAGGTTGTCCAACTGAATCGGGCTCACCAGCTCGGCGAGACCCACGAGCGCCCCGAAACCCACGGCGAGGAGGTAGGAAAGCCAGCCGGTGAAACCGAACACGATGGTCACGATTACGAAGGCCGTGACGCCTCCCAGTATCCCGGCCGCGGTGCCGATCTTAGAGCGGTTGCGCCGGAGCTCTCCCTTGCCGAATCGCCGGCCCACTATAGCGGAGAGGCTGTCGGCGATGGTGGAGGGGAAGACGCTGAAGGCGGCGAGGGGTCGCAGGTCGGTACCCCGTCCCAGGTCGGTGAAGAACCAGCCGATGAAGACCGAGACGCACAGGACGATGGCCAGAGCCACGGCGCCGAACCGCCCCCGCTCCGTATCCACGCTTGAGAGCAGGCCGAACCTCATCGAAAGGGCGGTGATTACTAAAAAGACCACCGGCGCCGCCATCGCCCAGTACCAGTCGGTGAAGAGCCAGGGCGCGGCCAGGGTGCAGGGGACCACGGCCATCCCGACGATGTTCCGCGACGAAAGGTCGGAGATGACGCCCCGGAAGCGGAAATGCTCGACGATACCCACGACGAGGAACACATAGGCGACGATGTACGCGATGGAGTATATCTGGGGAATCGGCGGCGTGAGCGGCAGTTGAACGGTCATCTGTTCTCCCCGCCCAGGCCGGGCCAGCGCAGGTTCTCCCGCACCCAGCGGCCGGCCTCCTCGAAGGGGTCCGCGCCGCCGAGGAGGCGTTCCCTCTCCCTCGGCCAGTCCGGTTTCCGGGATTCGGCGAGCCAGCGGTCGGTGAAGGTGCCCGATTCGATTTTTGCCAGAAGCTCCTTCAGCCGCTTTTTTGTTTCCGCCCCGATGACGTCCTCTCCGCCCGTGGCCGCGCCGTAGAGCGCCGTCCCCGATATTTTTTCCCGCATCCCCGCCGTCCCGCGCTCGTACATCAGATCGGCCAGGAGCTTGAGCTGCATCAGGCACTCGATGTAGGCCAGGCGCGGGTCGTGCCCGGCTCCGACGAGGGTGTCCCAGGCCGCCCGGACCAACGCCGGGACCCCGCCACACAGCACGGCCTGTTCCCCGAAGTGGTCAACCACGGTCTCCTCGTGGAAGGTCGTCCAGAGGAGGCCGCCTCGGGCGCACCCCACCGCCCGGGCGTAGGCCAGCAGCCGCTCTTTCGCCTTCCCGGTGGAATCCCGCTCGACGGCCAGGGCCGCCGGCAGACCGCCGCCCGCGAGATAGAGGCTCCTCAACGCCGCGCCGGTGCCCTGGGGGGCAAGGAGAGCGACGTCCGCGTTTTCCGGAGGAACGACCCAGCCCCAGGTCACGGCCAGGCCGTGGAGGAAGATCCATAGTTGGCCGTCTTTTACATTTTTGAGGAATGGAGCGGCGTCGGGGACGGCCTCGTCGGGAATCGCCCAGACCAGCACGTCGGCTCCGGCGGCATCTCCCAGGGAGCAAACGGGTAACTGTTCGCCGCGGGCGGTCTCGATGTTCGGCGAGCCCGCGCGCAGGGCGACCGCCACGTCCACGCCCGCGTCGCGCAGGTTCAGGGCGTGGGCCCGGCCCTGGTTGCCGAAGCCGAGGACGGTCACCCGGCCCAGGTCCAAAGCGGGACAATCCTTCTCGAAGAGGACATCGCGCATTTCACGACACCTTGGACCCCGGCGGGATGTCGCCGTCAAGCGTCAACAGTCGTAAACCGCTTCCCTCTTCCGTGGCGGCCAGGAGCATCCCCCGGCTCTCCACCCCCCGGAGCGTCGCCGGCTTCAGGTTCACCAGGACGATGATGAGCCGTCCTACGAGCGCCTCGGGCGCGTAGTGCAGTGCGATGCCGGCCACGATGGTCCGCTTCTCCGCCCCGAGGTCCACTTCCAGGCGGAGGAGCTTGTCCGCCTTGGGCACCCGTTCGGCCGAGAGCACCTTCCCCACGCGCAGGTCCAGCCGCGCGAAATCGGCGTACTCCAAAAGCGCGTCCGACAGGGGCGGAACGTTCACCTTCTCCTCCGAAACGTGAGGAGACAAGGGGTTTTGCCGGGGGCATAACTCGCTTCGCTCGGTTAAACCCCTTGCCCCCAAAAGATCGTCCAGCGGACGGCCCAGCTTGGCCCTTTGCTTTTCGATCTCCTCCGGCTCGATTTTTCCGAAGAGGACTAGGACCTCGCCGAGCTTCGTTCCGGCGGGGACGAGGTCTACGCGCGCGGCGTCCGCCCAGCGCCAACCCTCGAAGTCCGGGGCGACGCCGAGCTGTCCGGCCAGCCGGGCCGCCGAAGCCGGCACGAAGGGACTGCTCACGATGGCCAGGGACGCCAGGGTCTGGCACAGGTGGTACATCGTCCGGGCGCAGGCCGGGAGGTCATTCTTGCGGGTGACCCAGGGACGCTCGTCGTCGAAGTACTTGTTGCCGGCCCGGGCCACGTCCATCATCAGCTTGGCCGCCTCACGGAAGCGGAATCCCTCGATGCTGCGTGCCACCTCACCCGCCAGGCGGGCCGCCTCGCTCACCAGCGCCCGTGCCGCGGCGTCGGGCTTCCCCGGTTCGGGGACGATGCCGTCGAAGTAGCGTTGGATGAAGACCAGCGTCCGGTGGGCCAGGTTACCGTAGATATCCGCCAGCTCGGAGTTCACCCGCTCGCCGAACTCGTCCCAACTGAAATCGGTGTCCCGGGTTTCGGGCAGACAGAAGGTCATGTAGTAGCGCAGGTAGCAGGCGGGGAAGGCGTCCAGCACGTCGTCCACCCACACGGCCCAGTTGCGGCTGGTGGAGAGCTTCTTGCCCTCGATGTTCAAGAACTCGTTGGCCGGCACGTTCTCGGGCAGGATGAAGCGCCCGGCCTCGGGCACGGACCGATTGTAAGCGAGGACCATGGCGGGGAAGAGAATGGCGTGGAAGACGATGTTATCCTTGCCGATGAAGTGGAACAGGCGGCAGTCGGGGTTGAGCCAGAACGCGCGCCAGGCCTCGGGTTTACCGTGCTCCGCCGCCCACTCCTTGGTGTTGGAGAGGTAGCCCAGAACGTTCTCGAACCAGACGTAGATGACCTTTCCATCCGCTCCCGGCAGGGGGACCTGGACGCCCCAGTCCAGGTCGCGGGTCACGGGGCGGTCCTTCAGCCCCTCCTTGAACCAGGAGCGGCAGTAGTTGAGCACGTTGTCCTTCCAGCCCACCGCGGCGTCCCGCGCCTCGATCCAGTGCCGGAGGTCGTCTTCCAGTCCGGAGAGGCGGAAGTACCAGTGGGTGGCCTCGCGCAGCTCGGGAGCGGTGCCGGTCAGCTTGCTCCGGGGCTCGACGAGGGTCCGGGCCTCGATCCAGTGCCCGCAACTCTCGCACTCGTCCCCCCGGGCGTTATCCGCGCCGCAGTGGGGGCAGGTGCCTTCCACGTAACGGTCCGGCAGCCAGCGATTCACGCTCGCGTCGTAGAACTGCTCCACGGTCTTGGTGTAGAGGAAACCGGCGTCGTGGAGGACGGTGAAGAATTTTTGCGCCGTGTCGTGGTGTGTGGGCGAGGTTGTGCGCCCGTAGAAGTCCAGGGAAAAATCCAGCCTCTCGAAGGTGCGCTTTATGCGAGGGTGGTGGAGGTCCACGATGGCGCGGGGCGTTGTGCCCTGGGCCTCGGCGGCCAGGGTGATGGCGACGCCGTGCTCGTCGGAGCCGCAGATGTAAACCACGTCGTTCCCCAGCCGGCGGTGGTAGCGGACGAAGATGTCGGCGGGGAGGTAGGCGCCGGCGAGCTGCCCCACGTGGAGCGGGCCGTTGGCGTAAGGAAGGGCGCTGGTGACGAGGATTTTTTCCATAAAATTTCCCGGCGGTTTTCAGATTTTTTGGGCAAGGGGTTTAACCGAGCGAACCGAGCGAAGCGAGCTACGCCCCCGGCGAACCGAACGAAGTGAGCTACGCCTCTGGCGAACCGAGCGAAGCGAGCTATGCCTCCGGCAAAACCCCTTGTCTCCTCAGGTCAGGGCAAGCGCAAAGTTTACCACAACCCGCGCGTCCGCGTCGCCTTGTCCACGCCGGGGAGCTGTGCTAGAATCCGCAGTCGTGCGGACCATCGGGGCATCGGTCTTTCTGGGCTTATACGCGGCGCTCGTCATCGGCTGCGGCGGACCGTCGTCCGTGCCCGGTGAGGCGCCGGTCCATCCGGATGCGAGCGTCCCGGTGGGGTATCACGAACCGCTGCACCGCCTCCCGCCGGACACGGTCGAGCCGATCGTCCTGGAATGCTTCGGCGAGCCGTTCGGCGAGCCGTTCGGCGACGCGGACCCGTACTACCTGGGCCGCGAAACAATCGTCTGCCGCGCGGGCCGGTGGCGGTCGGAGTATTCCCTCGAAACCGGCGCGGGCTGGAGCGAGGGCCTTCTCCTCCCCGGCCTGGTCACGCTGACGGTCCACCCGCCCTCGGGGGTCGAGGAGCGGGCCGTGGGGCGTCCGGGCCTGACCCGCCGAGCCGACGTGCTCACCGACGGGCCCTCCCTGGGCGTCATCGCCCTGATTCTGGCCGGCTGCGAGCTGGGTGAGGGGGAGGAGTACCGGCTGCCCGCCCGGGACCTG
Coding sequences:
- a CDS encoding metallophosphoesterase family protein, with the protein product MIVGFFSDIHANLDALAMVLDYLRRLEVSALYCGGDIVGYGACPNECLHIVRYAEGDKRISKKQILEYLSSTDVSDPERLVAFLDETTTVTVKGNHDHVAVTPGAEYLFNSFAARAILWTREVITRENVDFIAALPMVIDAGEDGQPTRHKKSKSVLFRLVHASPHEPERWHYLLNRREIERAFNALDVGFCFIGHSHQPVIFEQHEDGYVEVITEEEHVPSIFRRYIINMGSVGQSRDGNPKSCCATLEFTPGFRNLMIRLHRVAYDIPRAAERIISAGLPEELGGRLMHGI
- the ilvC gene encoding ketol-acid reductoisomerase — protein: MRDVLFEKDCPALDLGRVTVLGFGNQGRAHALNLRDAGVDVAVALRAGSPNIETARGEQLPVCSLGDAAGADVLVWAIPDEAVPDAAPFLKNVKDGQLWIFLHGLAVTWGWVVPPENADVALLAPQGTGAALRSLYLAGGGLPAALAVERDSTGKAKERLLAYARAVGCARGGLLWTTFHEETVVDHFGEQAVLCGGVPALVRAAWDTLVGAGHDPRLAYIECLMQLKLLADLMYERGTAGMREKISGTALYGAATGGEDVIGAETKKRLKELLAKIESGTFTDRWLAESRKPDWPRERERLLGGADPFEEAGRWVRENLRWPGLGGENR
- the metG gene encoding methionine--tRNA ligase; this encodes MEKILVTSALPYANGPLHVGQLAGAYLPADIFVRYHRRLGNDVVYICGSDEHGVAITLAAEAQGTTPRAIVDLHHPRIKRTFERLDFSLDFYGRTTSPTHHDTAQKFFTVLHDAGFLYTKTVEQFYDASVNRWLPDRYVEGTCPHCGADNARGDECESCGHWIEARTLVEPRSKLTGTAPELREATHWYFRLSGLEDDLRHWIEARDAAVGWKDNVLNYCRSWFKEGLKDRPVTRDLDWGVQVPLPGADGKVIYVWFENVLGYLSNTKEWAAEHGKPEAWRAFWLNPDCRLFHFIGKDNIVFHAILFPAMVLAYNRSVPEAGRFILPENVPANEFLNIEGKKLSTSRNWAVWVDDVLDAFPACYLRYYMTFCLPETRDTDFSWDEFGERVNSELADIYGNLAHRTLVFIQRYFDGIVPEPGKPDAAARALVSEAARLAGEVARSIEGFRFREAAKLMMDVARAGNKYFDDERPWVTRKNDLPACARTMYHLCQTLASLAIVSSPFVPASAARLAGQLGVAPDFEGWRWADAARVDLVPAGTKLGEVLVLFGKIEPEEIEKQRAKLGRPLDDLLGARGLTERSELCPRQNPLSPHVSEEKVNVPPLSDALLEYADFARLDLRVGKVLSAERVPKADKLLRLEVDLGAEKRTIVAGIALHYAPEALVGRLIIVLVNLKPATLRGVESRGMLLAATEEGSGLRLLTLDGDIPPGSKVS